The genome window CGTCCTGCAGGCGCTGACTATCGTCTTCGGGTTCGCCGGTGCGGTCTCGCCGTCGCCGGTCAGCTACGCCCTGTTCGCGGTCGGTGCGACGCTGTTCCTCGGTGTCATCTACCTCCTCTACCGGAACATCGCGGGGGCCGCGGCGTCGACCCTGTCGGACATCGAGATGAGCCTGTACCGCACGCTCCGGAACTTCGTCGTCGTCCTCTGGATGGTGTACCCGGTCGTGTGGCTGCTCGGTGTGCCGGGTCTGGGGCTGCTGGACGTGGAGACGGCGTCGCTCGTGGTCGTCTACCTCGACGTGGTCACGAAGGTCGGCTTCGGCCTCATCGCCCTGCTGGCGATGATGGACCTCGGTTCGGTCGGGGAGGCCACTGACGAGGCGACGCCAGTGGCAGGGGACTAAGCGAGGGGCGTGACCGCAGGGAGCGGCCCTCGACTACGGCGAACGGCGGAGCTGTGAGCCGCGGACATAGAGCGACCCTGTCTTTTCGAGCGACTCGTGCACGGCAGCGGTAGCGTCCGCTCAGGCCCGGTCCTCGCTGCCGCCCGTCTCCGCGTCGCCGGCCGTATCGCTCGTCTCGGACTCGTCGGCGGTATCGAGGGCGTCGGGGAGTCGGGTCTCGACGAGCCAGAACGTCAGCCGGTAGACGCCGTAGCCGAGCGCGACGAACAACACCAGGTCGATGAGGTACAGTTCGAGGAACTCGACCAGCGAGATGTCGCTGAGCGCGAGGTCGCCCGTCAGGATGAGAAACTCAAGGGTGGCGACGACGAACAGCGCCGGCGCGAACAGAATCACGAGGCCGATGACCAGACGTGCGAGCCGTTTCTGCGAGGGGGAGACGGGCATACGTACAGTATCGATGGCCGGACAGATAGCTCTACGCGCCACTCGCTCACATCGGTGGGTCTGAGTGGCAGTACGGCCGGAAAACGGGAAGAAATCGCTGCTACGCCAGGCAGGGACGACCGGTCAGTGGATGCCCATCGCTTCGATCTGTTCCTGGTACCGGTTCCGGATGGTGACCTCCGTCACCTGGGCCACGTCGGCGACCTCGCGCTGGGTCTTCTTCTCGTTGCACAGCAGCGAGGCGGCGTAGATGGCTGCGGCGGCGTACCCCGTGGGCGACTTGCCCGAGAGCAGGCCCTGCTCGGCGGTGGTGTCGATTATCTCGTTGGCCTTCGACTGGACCTCTTCGGAGAGTTCCAACTCCGAGGCGAACCGGGGGACGTACTGCTTGGGGTCGACCGGCTCCATCTTCAGTTCGAGTTCCTGGGCGACGTACCGATACGTCCGCCCGATTTCCTTCTGTTCGACCCGGGAGACGTCCGAGACTTCTTCGAGGCTCCGGGGGATGCCCTCCTGTCGACAGGCCGCGTACAGGCAGGCGGTAGCGACGCCCTCGATGGAGCGTCCGCGGATGAGGTCCTCGTTGAGCGCGCGCCGGTAGATGACCGAGGCGACCTCCCGGACCGAGCGGGGGACGCCGAGTGCGCTGGCCATGCGGTCGATTTCCGACAGCGCGAACTGCAGGTTCCGCTCGCCGGCGTCCTTGGTCCGGATGCGCTCCTGCCACTTCCGCAGTCGGTGCATCTGGCTCCGCTTCTCGGAGGAGAGCGACCGACCGTAGGCGTCCTTGTCCTTCCAGTCTATCTGTGTGGTCAGCCCCTTGTCGTGCATCGTCTGGGTCGTGGGGGCTCCGACGCGTGACTTGGACTGGCGCTCGGAGTGGTTGAACGCCCGCCACTCCGGCCCGCGGTCGATGTTCTCGTCCTCGATGACGAGGCCACAGTCCTCACAGACGAGTTCACCGCCGCCGTCGCTGGATATGGACTCCGACTCACACTCGGGGCAGGTCTGCTGGCCCGTGTTCTCGGACTCCTCCTCGCGTTCCTCCTGGTCAGACTCCCGCTGGCGCGTCGGCCGTTCCATGTGTTCTTTTACGGAGAAAAGCCAATCACGTATAAATGTTTGGGCGGTCCCGGCAGTTTTGCCCGATTCGGACCCCCATTACGGGCGTGCGCTGGAATAATCATGTTAAATTCCGCTAGAACTGTCTATATTTCGGACGGCTGCCAGATGGAAACGCCCGCCACGCCCGTCTCGCGCTCCGGGACGACGACGGAGCGAAGGGTCGGCGTCGTCCGACCGCCACATCGCGCTCTTTTAGTCCGGGAGTCCCTCACGCCCACGTATGAGCAAGGTCAACATCGGGCTCCGGGGCTGGCGCTTCGACGAGGACGTGCTCGGACCCGACGGGCGGGTCCAGCCGCTCAAGACGCTGGAGCCGGAGACACGGCAGCGGCTGCTGGTGCTCGCAGAGCGGGTGGTCGACCCCTGTGACGCCTGCTGGCTGATTCACGGCGACGCGGACATCGAGCAGTGCAACGTCGCCGACGCCATCTACGGGGAGCCGATGGGCGAGGTGGTCCTCTGTTCGGACCACGAGACGGACTTCATCTACTGGTTCCGCGAGGACGGCGGCGAGGCCTACGCCGGCGAGACGGACCTCGCTTCGGCGTTTCACGAGTGGTTCGCCGACGGGAACCGCGCCCCAGACGGGTACGTCGGCCTCGAACACGTCGAGGAGGACCCGACGGCCCTGCCGGAGGCCCCCGACAGGGACGAGGCGATTCCGGGCCTGGAGGAGGAAGTCGAGCAGATGGACCAGGAGGACCTCGACGCGCTCGACATAGACCTCAGCGACCTGGACGTATGATTTCGGTCGCCGTCGTCGACGCGGAGACGCCGGGCAACGTCGGCACCATCGCCCGGTCGATGAAGAACTTCGGCCTGTCGGAGCTGTTGCTCGTCGACCCGCCGGAACTCGACCCCGACGGCGAGGCCTACGGCTTCGCCGGGCAGGCCCGTGAGGACATCCTCCCGAACGCCCGGACGGTGACCTTCGACCACCTCGTCGAGAACTACCACACCGTCGCCTGCACGGCGACGACGAACGAGGACCCCGCCAACCACGTCCGGTACCCGGCGACGACGCCGGCCGACCTGGCCGACTCGCTCCGGGGCGTCGAGGGCGACGTCTGCGTCGTCTTCGGCCGCGAGCGGGTCGGGCTCTCGAACGACGAACTCGCCCGGCTGGACCGCATCTGCTCTATCCCCGCGAGCGAATCCTACCCCGTCCTGAACCTCGGACAGGCGGCCACCATCGTGCTCTACGAACTCCGCGAGCTGACCGTCGACGCGACCCAGCACCCCGAGGAGCTACACGCCCTCGCCGAGAAGCCGGCCGTCGAGGGGCTGCACGAGGAGTTCGACCGGTTCCTGCACGCTATCGGCCATCCCGAGGAGAAACAGCACAAGGCCCGGCGGCTGTTCCGCCGGGTGCTCGGCCGTGCGGGACCGACCGGGCGGGAGGCGAAGACGCTTCGTGGGCTGTTCCGGCGGGCCCGGCAGCGCATCGACCGCGCCGGGGACGAGTGAACTCAGTCGGGGTCCCCGAACCCGGTCGCCGTATCGAACAGCCCACCGATGACCGCGTCGTGGGCCTTCCGCAGCCGGTAGTGTAGCGTCGGCGCGGAGATGTCGAGCGTCTCGGCCAGTTCCTCGGCGGAACTCTTCCGCGGCCAGTCGTAGTACCCGCGCGCGTAGGCGGTCTTGAGCGCGGCGGCCTGTTTCGGCGTCAGCCGGTCGCGTAGCCGCGTCTGGAAGTCCGTGGCCGTCGAGACCGGTCGGTCGACGTACTGCTTGCTCCGCAGTTCCGTCCCGGGGGCCGTCTCTCGGACGGTCTCGACGACGGCCCGGACGTCGACGTCTGGTGCCATCTCCGCGGCGAATCGCAGGTCGCCGT of Haloarcula sp. DT43 contains these proteins:
- the sop2 gene encoding sensory rhodopsin II; this encodes MATITTWFTLGLLGELLGTAVLAYGYTLVPEETRKRYLLLIAIPGIAIVAYALMTLGFGAIQTDGHVVYAVRYADWLLTTPLNVLFLALLAGANRRDTVTLVVLQALTIVFGFAGAVSPSPVSYALFAVGATLFLGVIYLLYRNIAGAAASTLSDIEMSLYRTLRNFVVVLWMVYPVVWLLGVPGLGLLDVETASLVVVYLDVVTKVGFGLIALLAMMDLGSVGEATDEATPVAGD
- a CDS encoding transcription initiation factor IIB, which gives rise to MERPTRQRESDQEEREEESENTGQQTCPECESESISSDGGGELVCEDCGLVIEDENIDRGPEWRAFNHSERQSKSRVGAPTTQTMHDKGLTTQIDWKDKDAYGRSLSSEKRSQMHRLRKWQERIRTKDAGERNLQFALSEIDRMASALGVPRSVREVASVIYRRALNEDLIRGRSIEGVATACLYAACRQEGIPRSLEEVSDVSRVEQKEIGRTYRYVAQELELKMEPVDPKQYVPRFASELELSEEVQSKANEIIDTTAEQGLLSGKSPTGYAAAAIYAASLLCNEKKTQREVADVAQVTEVTIRNRYQEQIEAMGIH
- a CDS encoding RNA methyltransferase, producing the protein MISVAVVDAETPGNVGTIARSMKNFGLSELLLVDPPELDPDGEAYGFAGQAREDILPNARTVTFDHLVENYHTVACTATTNEDPANHVRYPATTPADLADSLRGVEGDVCVVFGRERVGLSNDELARLDRICSIPASESYPVLNLGQAATIVLYELRELTVDATQHPEELHALAEKPAVEGLHEEFDRFLHAIGHPEEKQHKARRLFRRVLGRAGPTGREAKTLRGLFRRARQRIDRAGDE